In the genome of Hyphomonas sp. Mor2, one region contains:
- a CDS encoding aminotransferase class V-fold PLP-dependent enzyme: protein MREFFNVPDNYFLSHSVGCLPRTAPDHLQQTYFDPWKTKGGDAWPGWLDALESFRDRLGELFGCPARNLCPQTNVSSGLTKLLYGLPDRGDKTTILCSVEDFPSIGFVLKQAERTGFRVRFMDGDVTDMNAWTDAWDDSVGIVLITHAYSNTSKLAPVAELCTLARARGAISVVDVAQSAGAIPIEFNRWQPDFALGTGVKFLCFGPGACFLYASDEMIETCRPLDVGWFSHEAPFEMDIHRFRYAESAMRFLGGTPSPAPFVLANAAMDVWQKLGIEPVQTRIQMHLDQLCAAVPPEILQSPRDSKARGGTFVVDPPDRMRFRQTIQDSKICCDEREPGFRFSVHGYTDASDIDHLLEALIKGQK from the coding sequence ATGCGTGAATTTTTCAACGTTCCCGATAATTATTTCCTCTCGCATTCGGTTGGGTGTCTGCCCAGGACCGCGCCCGATCATTTGCAGCAAACGTATTTTGATCCGTGGAAAACCAAAGGCGGCGATGCCTGGCCGGGTTGGCTGGATGCGCTCGAGTCCTTCCGGGACCGCCTTGGCGAATTGTTTGGCTGTCCGGCGCGCAATCTCTGTCCGCAAACCAATGTCTCGAGCGGCCTGACCAAACTGCTCTACGGGCTTCCGGACCGCGGAGACAAAACCACGATCCTTTGCTCGGTCGAAGATTTTCCATCCATCGGCTTTGTGCTCAAACAAGCCGAGCGGACGGGCTTCCGTGTGAGGTTCATGGACGGCGACGTGACCGACATGAACGCCTGGACCGATGCATGGGACGACAGTGTCGGCATCGTACTGATCACGCATGCTTACTCGAACACATCAAAGCTCGCCCCGGTCGCGGAGCTTTGTACCTTGGCCAGGGCGCGAGGCGCAATCAGCGTCGTTGATGTGGCCCAGTCCGCCGGTGCAATTCCTATCGAGTTCAACAGGTGGCAGCCGGATTTTGCCCTCGGAACCGGTGTCAAATTCCTCTGCTTTGGCCCTGGCGCCTGCTTTCTCTACGCCTCGGATGAGATGATCGAGACGTGTCGGCCGCTGGATGTTGGATGGTTCTCGCATGAGGCGCCATTCGAAATGGACATTCACAGGTTTCGCTATGCCGAGTCCGCAATGCGCTTCCTTGGCGGCACGCCGTCGCCGGCTCCGTTTGTGCTCGCGAATGCGGCGATGGATGTGTGGCAGAAACTGGGAATTGAGCCGGTCCAGACGCGGATTCAGATGCATCTTGACCAGTTATGCGCCGCGGTTCCGCCGGAGATATTGCAATCCCCACGCGACTCAAAGGCGCGCGGAGGCACTTTCGTCGTCGACCCGCCGGACCGAATGCGATTTCGTCAGACGATCCAGGACAGCAAAATTTGCTGTGATGAACGCGAGCCGGGGTTTCGATTCTCCGTACATGGCTACACCGACGCCAGTGACATTGATCACCTTCTTGAGGCGCTCATCAAAGGTCAAAAGTAG
- the rimP gene encoding ribosome maturation factor RimP, producing MITISPQEERILAMAEPLASELGLEIVRIRIMGGKRPLLQIMIEKAGGAPTDVEDCASLSRNLSPVLETEDPISEAYRLEVSTPGIDRPLTRVGDFGRWAGHLAKIELTMPLEGRRRFQGIIQREDEHGVAILLDDESELVAQVHEMSKASLVLTDELIDAATDDGTLPPQPGDEDFEGFETDEAETDTIEDNQESGA from the coding sequence TTGATCACGATCAGCCCACAGGAAGAGCGCATCCTTGCCATGGCCGAGCCGCTTGCCAGCGAGCTGGGCCTGGAAATCGTGCGCATTCGTATCATGGGCGGCAAACGGCCCTTGTTACAGATCATGATCGAGAAAGCAGGCGGCGCCCCGACCGATGTCGAGGATTGTGCCAGCCTGTCTCGCAACCTGTCGCCAGTACTGGAAACCGAAGACCCGATCTCAGAGGCCTATCGCCTGGAGGTTTCTACACCCGGCATTGATCGTCCGCTCACCCGGGTCGGTGACTTTGGTCGTTGGGCCGGGCATCTGGCAAAGATCGAGCTGACCATGCCGCTCGAGGGACGCCGCCGGTTTCAAGGCATTATCCAGCGCGAGGACGAGCATGGCGTCGCGATCCTGCTCGACGATGAGAGCGAACTGGTCGCGCAGGTTCACGAGATGAGCAAAGCCAGCCTGGTCCTGACCGACGAATTGATCGACGCAGCGACCGATGATGGCACATTGCCGCCGCAACCCGGCGACGAAGATTTTGAAGGCTTCGAGACGGATGAAGCCGAAACTGATACAATAGAAGATAACCAAGAGAGTGGAGCCTGA
- a CDS encoding helix-turn-helix domain-containing protein: MKWTDLDDNWCPVARTLSLVGDRWTLLILRDCFLGMSRFDQFADSTGATRHIVSDRLKRLVEAGILEKSAYSDRPKRYEYVLTEKGQEFAPALIAFRDWGKKHLPVRRPTQA, translated from the coding sequence ATGAAGTGGACAGATCTAGACGATAATTGGTGCCCGGTTGCCCGAACCCTTTCACTGGTGGGGGATCGCTGGACTTTGCTGATCCTGCGCGATTGCTTTCTCGGCATGTCACGGTTTGACCAGTTTGCAGACAGTACCGGCGCGACACGCCATATTGTGTCCGACCGGCTTAAACGTCTTGTCGAGGCGGGAATTCTCGAAAAGAGTGCCTATTCGGATCGACCGAAACGTTATGAATATGTGCTGACGGAGAAAGGGCAGGAGTTCGCTCCGGCGCTCATCGCTTTCCGGGATTGGGGCAAAAAGCACTTACCGGTCCGACGCCCAACCCAAGCCTGA
- a CDS encoding 2-hydroxychromene-2-carboxylate isomerase: protein MAKTLEFFFDYMSPTSFLGWAVVPGVIERTGAELKVRPMFLGGVMKATGNQPPAMVPAKGKYMQQDMARCCKRYGIEIFSNKHFPLMNTRPLTGATLRLGDDPEQQHKLMDAGFKHVWGRTDGGVNTGDEAEFKDAFGSEGFDADQLWALGTDPETKAMLRANTEEAVARGAFGAPTFFVGDQMFFGHDRLDYAEEALNG, encoded by the coding sequence ATGGCCAAGACACTTGAATTCTTTTTCGACTATATGAGCCCAACCTCGTTTCTCGGCTGGGCCGTCGTGCCCGGCGTTATAGAGCGGACCGGCGCGGAATTGAAGGTGCGTCCCATGTTCCTTGGCGGCGTCATGAAGGCGACCGGCAACCAACCGCCCGCAATGGTGCCAGCAAAAGGCAAGTACATGCAACAGGACATGGCCCGATGCTGCAAGCGTTACGGGATCGAGATTTTCTCGAACAAGCATTTTCCCCTGATGAACACGCGGCCCCTGACCGGCGCCACGCTGCGCCTGGGCGACGACCCGGAACAGCAACACAAACTGATGGATGCCGGTTTCAAGCATGTCTGGGGCCGCACCGATGGCGGCGTCAATACCGGCGATGAGGCAGAATTCAAGGACGCGTTCGGGTCCGAAGGTTTCGATGCAGACCAGCTATGGGCGCTCGGGACAGATCCGGAAACCAAGGCGATGCTGCGCGCCAATACTGAAGAAGCCGTTGCCCGCGGCGCATTTGGGGCGCCGACCTTCTTTGTCGGCGACCAGATGTTCTTCGGTCACGACCGTCTGGATTATGCTGAGGAGGCGCTGAACGGCTAA
- a CDS encoding adenosine kinase → MTATLYDVVGLGNAIVDVISRQDDAFLAEWGINKDAMNLIEEDRADALTKASVDALETSGGSGANTIAGIASLGGKAAYIGKVADDRLGQVFKTDMEQVGVPFPTAPLKDGPATARSIIFVTPDGKRSMNTFLGASVEFSPADVDRATVEAGGILYLEGYLFDKDVAKAAFVHAAEIAHAAGRKVSLTLSDSFCVDRHRDSFRQLIRTQVDILFANEEELLSLYETRDFDAAVEQLRTETGFAAVTRGEKGSVVIGDGDPITVPAEPVREVVDTTGAGDQYAAGFLFGVSRGLPLATCAHLGHIAAAEVISHYGPRPETPLADLAKAAGIDA, encoded by the coding sequence ATGACGGCAACGCTTTATGATGTGGTGGGCCTGGGCAATGCGATTGTCGATGTGATCTCCAGACAGGATGACGCTTTCCTGGCTGAGTGGGGCATCAACAAGGATGCGATGAACCTGATCGAAGAAGATCGCGCCGATGCCTTGACCAAGGCATCCGTCGACGCCCTCGAGACGTCTGGCGGTTCAGGTGCCAACACGATTGCCGGGATTGCCAGTCTTGGCGGGAAAGCAGCTTATATCGGCAAGGTTGCCGATGACCGTCTGGGCCAGGTCTTCAAGACGGATATGGAGCAAGTCGGTGTACCGTTCCCCACGGCGCCACTCAAGGATGGTCCGGCAACGGCGCGTTCGATCATCTTCGTGACGCCGGATGGCAAGCGCAGCATGAACACATTTCTTGGCGCCTCGGTCGAATTCTCTCCGGCGGATGTGGACCGCGCCACCGTTGAGGCTGGCGGCATTCTCTATCTGGAAGGCTATCTGTTCGATAAGGACGTTGCCAAGGCCGCGTTTGTACATGCTGCCGAGATCGCGCACGCGGCCGGTCGGAAGGTTTCGCTGACTCTGTCCGATAGTTTCTGCGTGGATCGCCATCGCGACAGTTTCCGTCAGCTGATCCGCACGCAGGTCGACATCCTGTTCGCCAATGAGGAAGAGCTGCTCAGCCTGTACGAAACGCGCGATTTTGATGCGGCGGTGGAGCAGTTGCGCACCGAAACCGGCTTCGCGGCCGTGACGCGCGGCGAAAAAGGGTCAGTCGTGATCGGCGATGGCGATCCGATCACTGTTCCAGCTGAACCTGTCCGAGAAGTGGTTGATACGACCGGCGCAGGCGATCAGTACGCGGCCGGATTCCTGTTTGGTGTGTCGCGCGGCTTGCCACTGGCGACCTGCGCCCATCTCGGGCACATCGCGGCGGCGGAAGTCATTTCTCACTATGGTCCGCGCCCGGAAACACCGCTTGCCGACCTTGCCAAGGCAGCCGGAATAGACGCTTAG
- a CDS encoding RNA methyltransferase — protein MSRRPQGSGENWLWGVHAVSAALANPSRRMKRLIGTRNGLSRLGDQGGRGEVVEPGAIEALLPRDAVHQGLAAHFEPLEPVHLDELIGAGLQRVAVLDQVSDPHNLGAIFRSAAAFGFGALILQTRNAPAMTGIVAKSAVGAIETVQECRVVNVSRTLEALNDAGYHTVGLAGAGTATIEAAVSGADKLAIVLGAEGPGLRPGVAKACAELARIPISSEMESLNVSNAAAIAFYAAAR, from the coding sequence ATGTCTCGCCGCCCGCAGGGTAGCGGCGAAAACTGGCTTTGGGGCGTGCATGCTGTGAGCGCGGCTCTGGCCAATCCGAGCCGGCGAATGAAGCGGTTGATCGGTACGCGCAATGGGTTGTCGCGGCTTGGCGATCAGGGCGGTCGCGGGGAAGTAGTGGAGCCCGGCGCGATTGAGGCCTTGCTGCCGCGCGACGCTGTTCACCAGGGTCTTGCGGCGCACTTTGAGCCCCTCGAACCTGTACATCTGGACGAATTAATTGGCGCCGGACTCCAGCGCGTTGCGGTGCTCGATCAGGTCAGTGATCCACACAATCTCGGTGCGATTTTTCGCTCTGCGGCGGCGTTTGGCTTCGGTGCGCTCATTCTGCAAACCCGCAACGCCCCAGCAATGACGGGTATCGTGGCGAAGTCTGCTGTTGGTGCAATAGAAACCGTACAAGAGTGCAGAGTGGTGAATGTTTCCCGCACGCTCGAGGCTCTGAACGATGCCGGCTATCACACGGTCGGCCTCGCCGGAGCCGGCACGGCGACGATTGAGGCGGCGGTGTCTGGAGCAGATAAGCTGGCCATTGTGCTCGGCGCGGAAGGCCCCGGGCTGCGGCCCGGCGTGGCGAAGGCCTGCGCGGAACTCGCTCGCATCCCGATCTCGTCTGAAATGGAAAGCCTCAATGTGTCGAACGCGGCCGCGATCGCCTTCTATGCGGCGGCGCGTTAG
- a CDS encoding RNA-binding protein: MKPQSLNDSDKRLEAPQKSRAGEKVRQCAVTRERLAPDAMIRFVRSPDGIVVPDGFGKLPGRGAWITANSETLTAGLESDVFSRAFKAKSHPMDGLTEEVERQLLQRCIGLLGMAKKSGVAVLGFDQVRDYIRKQEPGLLLEASDGAEDGRNKVHFLAKAIYEDVDVAGALSSAELGIAFGRQHVVHALLEYGSLADAFSVAYRRLTGFRDAPETGWFSGRQKN; the protein is encoded by the coding sequence ATGAAGCCGCAGAGCCTCAATGATAGCGACAAGCGCCTAGAGGCGCCTCAGAAATCGCGCGCTGGCGAAAAGGTTCGCCAGTGTGCGGTCACGCGCGAGCGCCTGGCGCCCGACGCGATGATCCGCTTTGTCCGCAGCCCGGACGGAATCGTTGTTCCGGACGGCTTCGGCAAGCTGCCAGGTCGCGGCGCCTGGATAACGGCGAATAGCGAAACGCTGACGGCCGGGCTTGAATCCGATGTGTTTTCCAGAGCCTTCAAGGCCAAGTCTCATCCTATGGATGGATTGACCGAAGAGGTAGAACGCCAGCTTTTGCAGCGCTGTATCGGCCTGCTCGGCATGGCAAAAAAGAGCGGTGTGGCGGTGCTTGGATTCGACCAGGTCCGCGACTATATCCGCAAACAAGAGCCTGGCTTGCTGCTGGAAGCGAGCGATGGTGCAGAAGATGGCCGCAACAAGGTTCATTTTCTTGCCAAGGCGATATATGAAGACGTCGACGTCGCGGGCGCTTTGTCGTCCGCTGAATTGGGCATAGCCTTTGGGCGGCAGCATGTGGTACATGCGCTGCTTGAATACGGTTCTCTCGCGGATGCCTTCTCAGTCGCCTATCGGCGGCTGACAGGATTCCGGGACGCGCCCGAGACAGGCTGGTTCTCCGGCAGGCAGAAGAATTAA
- the rbfA gene encoding 30S ribosome-binding factor RbfA: MARNRKSNLSAHAPSQRQLRAGELVRHALVEILAREEFRDPALQGVAITIGEVRSSPDLRHANVFCSALGKSGKEEMDAIAEALNRAAGFLRGRLGREIEMKFTPQLHFIADLSYDEAADMNAVFRRAEVARDLDPEDDDV, encoded by the coding sequence ATGGCCCGAAACCGAAAGTCCAACCTGAGCGCCCACGCCCCGTCGCAACGCCAATTGCGCGCCGGCGAATTGGTGCGGCATGCCCTGGTCGAAATTCTCGCTCGCGAAGAGTTTCGCGACCCTGCGCTGCAAGGCGTTGCGATCACGATCGGCGAAGTTCGAAGCTCCCCGGATCTGCGGCATGCCAATGTCTTCTGCTCGGCCCTCGGAAAATCCGGCAAGGAAGAGATGGACGCTATTGCCGAGGCCCTGAACCGGGCTGCCGGGTTCCTACGCGGGCGCTTGGGACGCGAGATTGAAATGAAGTTTACGCCTCAACTGCATTTCATTGCTGACCTCTCCTATGACGAAGCGGCAGACATGAATGCGGTGTTCCGGCGCGCTGAAGTGGCGCGCGATCTGGATCCGGAGGATGACGACGTCTGA
- the nusA gene encoding transcription termination factor NusA, producing MSNVGVSANRLEIMQIAKAVAEEKAIDRAIVIEAMQEAIEKAAKSRYGQEHDIRAVIDHETGEQSLWRVQTVVTEEEMEDAAQQITLKDAKKLDASLELGDEIKEELPPFDFGRVAAQTAKQVIMQKVRDAERQRQFDEYKDREGEIINGIVKRVEYGHVIVDLGRAEGIIRRNDGIPRENFQPNDRVRAYLYKVSREIKGPQIFLSRAHPDFMVKLFAAEVPEVYEGVIEIRSCARDPGSRAKIGVISNDSSIDPVGACVGMRGARVQAVVGELSGEKIDIIPWNYDDATFIVNALQPAEVSKVVLDEDEHRVEVVVADDQFPLAIGRRGQNVRLASQLTGWQIDLVTESDDSERYQIDFQRRTDLFMQALDADETLAQLLASEGFSEVEDIAYIAPEEFMQVEGFDEEVAAEIQERAREYLEKLAAEQDAKRLELGVEDAVMELDGMSPGFAVKLGENEVKTVEDVAGLVPDDLTGWRENNKEGKPVWQDGILKKGEMRKDDAQLFIMKARVIAGWVEPEALEQLEAEMAAEAAGEEPQDLTEEERALLALGELGKSDDSAEATVEETLDVSDEDILAELEGLDLDEELLMEGGDEAAEPQ from the coding sequence ATGTCTAATGTTGGCGTTTCCGCAAACCGGCTGGAAATCATGCAGATCGCTAAAGCGGTCGCTGAGGAAAAAGCCATTGACCGCGCCATCGTCATCGAGGCGATGCAGGAAGCGATCGAAAAAGCGGCCAAGTCCCGCTACGGCCAGGAGCATGATATTCGCGCAGTCATCGATCACGAGACCGGCGAGCAAAGCCTGTGGCGCGTCCAGACCGTCGTCACCGAAGAAGAAATGGAAGACGCGGCGCAGCAAATTACGCTGAAAGACGCCAAGAAGCTCGACGCCAGCCTGGAGCTGGGCGACGAGATCAAGGAAGAGCTGCCGCCTTTCGATTTTGGCCGCGTCGCTGCGCAGACCGCCAAGCAGGTGATCATGCAGAAAGTGCGTGACGCCGAGCGCCAGCGCCAGTTCGATGAGTATAAAGATCGCGAAGGCGAGATCATTAATGGCATCGTCAAGCGTGTCGAATATGGTCACGTGATCGTCGACCTTGGCCGCGCCGAAGGCATTATCCGCCGCAATGACGGGATTCCGCGCGAGAATTTCCAGCCAAATGACCGCGTCCGCGCCTATCTCTATAAGGTCAGCCGAGAGATCAAAGGCCCGCAAATCTTCCTGTCGCGCGCTCACCCTGACTTCATGGTCAAGCTGTTCGCGGCTGAGGTACCGGAAGTCTATGAAGGCGTCATCGAAATTCGCTCTTGTGCCCGCGACCCGGGCTCGCGCGCCAAGATTGGCGTGATCTCGAACGATAGCTCTATCGATCCGGTTGGTGCCTGTGTTGGTATGCGGGGCGCCCGTGTTCAGGCGGTGGTTGGCGAGCTTTCCGGTGAGAAGATCGACATCATTCCATGGAATTATGACGATGCGACTTTCATCGTAAACGCGCTACAGCCGGCGGAAGTCTCGAAAGTGGTGCTGGATGAAGACGAGCACCGCGTCGAAGTCGTGGTGGCTGACGATCAATTCCCGCTGGCAATTGGCCGTCGCGGCCAGAATGTGCGCCTCGCTTCACAGCTGACCGGTTGGCAGATCGATCTCGTCACCGAGAGCGATGATTCCGAGCGTTACCAAATCGACTTCCAGCGCCGCACCGATCTGTTCATGCAGGCCCTCGATGCAGACGAAACTCTCGCCCAGCTGCTGGCCTCTGAAGGCTTCAGCGAGGTTGAAGACATCGCTTATATCGCGCCGGAAGAGTTCATGCAGGTTGAAGGCTTTGACGAAGAAGTCGCTGCAGAGATTCAGGAACGCGCGCGCGAATATCTTGAGAAACTCGCGGCTGAGCAGGACGCCAAGCGCCTTGAACTCGGAGTCGAAGACGCCGTTATGGAACTGGACGGCATGTCGCCTGGTTTCGCGGTGAAGCTTGGCGAAAATGAAGTTAAAACCGTCGAAGATGTGGCTGGCCTGGTGCCGGACGATCTCACCGGTTGGCGTGAAAACAACAAGGAAGGCAAGCCGGTTTGGCAGGATGGCATTCTGAAGAAGGGCGAAATGCGCAAGGACGACGCGCAGCTCTTCATCATGAAGGCTCGCGTCATTGCAGGCTGGGTTGAGCCGGAAGCGCTGGAACAGCTGGAAGCGGAAATGGCCGCAGAAGCTGCTGGTGAAGAGCCGCAAGACCTGACCGAAGAAGAGCGCGCCCTGCTGGCGCTGGGTGAGCTTGGCAAGTCTGATGACAGCGCCGAAGCGACCGTCGAAGAAACCCTGGATGTCAGCGATGAAGACATCCTGGCAGAATTGGAAGGCCTCGATCTCGACGAGGAACTTCTCATGGAGGGCGGCGATGAAGCCGCAGAGCCTCAATGA
- the infB gene encoding translation initiation factor IF-2 encodes MSDTKDKGTTGGRKPLTVSRGSGSGTVKQTFSHGRSKQVVVETKKRRTVGAQSKPGGAKPSGGGKKAPPAGKPQSKLAAAAAKLGITEEELIQRQKVLLQRKKAEESRKAEQEKQNARTKALQEKQQAQKQKEKEREEAEARRKTEEAERKKAEAEAKKKAETEAKSARPERGKKRDEAPSQADLEAAASSAGGRRKGGRNERDDRGGRRDQGGGRGGRGGDTKRRRGKLTIASALGDDGDRQRSLASVKRARERERERRMGNDQSEKVSVEVTLPETITLQDLAGRMNERVADVVKFMMQQGEMLRGNDIIDADTAELIAEEFGHTVKRVSEADVEIGLEGVEDDPKDLEGRPPIVTIMGHVDHGKTSLLDALRSTDVVSGEAGGITQHIGAYQVQLKSGDKISFLDTPGHAAFSAMRARGANVTDIVILVVAANDSVMPQTIEAIKHAKAAEVPIIVAVNKVDLQDADPNRVLTDLLQHDIQVEAMGGEVQAIEVSALKKTGLDDLTEAITLQAELLELTANPKREADGIVVESQLDKGRGPVATVLVKRGTLKRGDIVVAGAQWGKVRALVNERNQQMKEALPSMPAEILGLDGTPEPGDAFNVVASEARAREITEYRQRMKRQKQGVATQRASLEQFMTSLKDGSADTKDLPIVLKGDVQGSVEAITQSLEKLSTDEVRANVVYGAAGGISESDILLAQSSGAPVFAFNVRANKQARELAEKEGVEIRYYSIIYELIDDVKASLSGMLEPEKKETFIGYADILEVFNITKVGKVAGCKVTEGVVKRGCGVRLLRDDVVIHEGMLKTLKRFKDEVPEVTNGMECGMAFEKYEDIREGDRIECFEIEMIARSLD; translated from the coding sequence ATGAGCGATACGAAAGACAAAGGCACAACCGGCGGACGCAAGCCACTCACTGTTTCACGCGGATCAGGATCCGGGACCGTGAAGCAGACCTTCAGCCATGGCCGTTCGAAACAGGTTGTTGTCGAAACCAAAAAGCGCCGCACCGTTGGGGCGCAATCCAAGCCTGGTGGGGCCAAGCCAAGCGGAGGCGGCAAGAAAGCGCCGCCTGCCGGCAAGCCACAATCCAAACTCGCGGCCGCGGCGGCGAAACTCGGGATCACCGAAGAAGAACTGATCCAGCGCCAGAAAGTGCTGCTGCAGCGCAAGAAAGCCGAAGAGTCCCGCAAGGCTGAGCAGGAAAAGCAAAACGCCCGCACCAAGGCTCTGCAAGAAAAGCAGCAGGCTCAAAAACAAAAAGAAAAAGAGCGCGAAGAAGCCGAAGCCCGTCGCAAGACCGAAGAAGCCGAGCGCAAGAAAGCCGAAGCAGAGGCCAAGAAAAAGGCCGAAACGGAAGCCAAGTCGGCCCGCCCTGAGCGCGGCAAGAAACGCGACGAGGCGCCGAGCCAGGCAGATCTTGAAGCAGCAGCGAGTTCAGCCGGTGGACGCCGCAAGGGCGGTCGCAACGAGCGCGATGATCGCGGCGGACGCCGTGATCAGGGCGGCGGACGAGGCGGTCGCGGCGGCGACACCAAACGGCGCCGCGGTAAACTGACCATTGCCTCTGCGCTGGGCGATGATGGCGATCGGCAACGCTCACTCGCGTCGGTCAAACGGGCCCGTGAGCGCGAACGCGAACGCCGGATGGGCAATGACCAATCCGAAAAGGTCTCGGTCGAGGTCACTCTGCCAGAAACCATCACGCTGCAGGATCTTGCCGGGCGGATGAATGAGCGCGTCGCGGACGTCGTGAAATTCATGATGCAACAGGGCGAAATGCTGCGTGGCAACGACATTATTGATGCCGACACAGCTGAACTCATCGCTGAAGAGTTTGGTCACACCGTCAAGCGCGTATCGGAAGCGGACGTGGAAATCGGACTGGAAGGCGTCGAAGACGATCCAAAAGATCTCGAAGGTCGCCCACCAATCGTCACCATTATGGGCCATGTTGACCATGGTAAAACCTCGCTGCTCGACGCGCTGCGCTCGACCGACGTCGTGTCCGGCGAAGCGGGCGGGATCACCCAGCATATCGGGGCCTATCAGGTTCAACTGAAGTCTGGCGACAAGATCAGCTTCCTGGATACGCCAGGCCACGCAGCCTTCTCCGCCATGCGGGCGCGCGGCGCCAATGTCACCGACATTGTTATCCTGGTCGTGGCGGCGAATGACTCGGTCATGCCGCAGACGATTGAGGCGATCAAACACGCCAAGGCGGCGGAAGTGCCGATCATTGTCGCGGTCAACAAGGTCGATCTGCAAGATGCAGATCCGAACCGCGTTCTGACCGACCTGCTGCAACACGATATCCAGGTTGAGGCCATGGGCGGTGAAGTGCAGGCGATCGAAGTTTCGGCGCTGAAGAAAACCGGTCTGGACGATCTCACCGAAGCAATCACGCTGCAGGCAGAATTGCTCGAACTGACCGCAAATCCGAAACGTGAAGCCGACGGCATCGTGGTTGAGTCCCAGCTGGATAAAGGCCGCGGCCCGGTTGCCACGGTACTGGTCAAGCGCGGGACGTTAAAGCGTGGCGACATTGTCGTAGCTGGCGCCCAGTGGGGCAAGGTTCGTGCACTCGTCAACGAGCGCAACCAGCAGATGAAAGAAGCCCTGCCGTCCATGCCGGCAGAGATTCTGGGCCTCGACGGCACGCCTGAACCCGGCGACGCGTTCAATGTCGTTGCCAGCGAAGCGCGGGCGCGGGAAATTACCGAATATCGCCAGCGCATGAAGCGCCAGAAGCAAGGTGTTGCGACGCAGCGCGCCTCTCTGGAACAGTTCATGACCAGCCTGAAAGACGGGTCGGCGGATACGAAAGATCTGCCAATCGTGCTGAAGGGCGACGTCCAGGGCTCCGTCGAAGCGATTACGCAATCGCTCGAGAAGCTCTCCACGGACGAGGTGCGGGCCAATGTCGTTTACGGCGCAGCCGGTGGTATTTCCGAGAGCGATATTCTTCTCGCGCAGTCCTCCGGCGCACCCGTCTTTGCCTTTAACGTTCGCGCCAATAAGCAGGCCCGCGAGCTGGCGGAGAAAGAAGGCGTCGAAATACGCTATTACTCGATCATCTATGAGCTGATCGATGATGTGAAAGCGTCGCTGTCCGGCATGCTGGAGCCAGAGAAGAAGGAAACCTTCATCGGTTATGCCGACATTCTCGAAGTCTTCAACATCACCAAAGTCGGCAAGGTTGCGGGCTGTAAGGTCACCGAAGGCGTGGTCAAGCGTGGCTGCGGTGTCCGACTGCTGCGCGACGATGTGGTCATTCACGAGGGCATGCTGAAAACCCTGAAACGCTTCAAGGACGAAGTTCCGGAAGTTACCAACGGGATGGAATGCGGCATGGCCTTCGAGAAGTATGAAGACATCCGCGAAGGCGACCGGATCGAGTGTTTCGAGATCGAGATGATCGCCCGCTCACTGGATTAG
- a CDS encoding YcxB family protein: MSTSYSIRGSLSKRDARRMTRAIRSGTVGPTTLYYAGVTAPIIGAGMALMTQGALNHAGVSPYWVTMNSAMVAAMAGIAWYLIFMRWAYRHQHGRAAEMDQTTEVLLADDQLIIRRELVETRVDWEAISEIISKRSYTLVLIDGADPLMLPHDWFGEKTACEIFMRRLGQGSKGAWPETESPT, encoded by the coding sequence ATGAGCACCAGCTATTCCATTCGAGGCTCTCTCAGCAAACGCGATGCGCGGCGTATGACCCGTGCAATTCGCAGCGGCACGGTCGGGCCGACAACACTCTATTATGCCGGTGTCACGGCCCCCATTATCGGCGCGGGCATGGCTCTGATGACCCAGGGCGCACTGAATCATGCCGGCGTGTCGCCCTACTGGGTGACGATGAACTCGGCCATGGTTGCGGCCATGGCCGGTATTGCCTGGTATCTGATTTTCATGCGCTGGGCCTATCGCCACCAACATGGCCGCGCCGCGGAAATGGATCAAACCACCGAAGTCCTGCTGGCGGACGATCAGCTTATCATTCGTCGTGAGCTGGTTGAGACTCGGGTCGATTGGGAGGCCATCAGCGAGATCATTTCCAAGCGCAGCTATACGCTGGTTCTGATCGATGGCGCGGACCCTTTGATGCTGCCGCATGACTGGTTTGGCGAAAAAACTGCGTGCGAGATCTTTATGAGACGGCTCGGGCAGGGCAGTAAGGGCGCATGGCCCGAAACCGAAAGTCCAACCTGA